Proteins from a single region of Thunnus maccoyii chromosome 23, fThuMac1.1, whole genome shotgun sequence:
- the LOC121890609 gene encoding protein NYNRIN-like produces MPVEVNGSRVDIMVDSGATISTVKADEHVCTPTPNFVTTVGVSGVPVVEPLSQRAKITVEGSDVQHSFLISEKSPINLMGRDLLCKLHATIQCTPDGLFLSLPDVKAAHAFQFLKTIADCLYCWSLTDFNMASSFTVSSIQKIAQISPACATQMSAMRPVLQCHCTAAFNPPEVYKQLADVFLNTQEGLECEQCLFVGPQGCAIPIRLSDAQRKLVNDKDSFPYITVAVSPGCDPQQLESMVAQCQALRGAAQTPQTQTITHLGLELYMLSLTEHIQLPQSRFVLQQPPLPTQYGPPSELSEVPSILWAKHKNHVGFVNSAPPHEVTLKPGAKLPMVRQYNLPHKSIAGIEGVIQSLLDQGVLVQTTSPCNTPILPIPKANRPDEWRFVQDLQAINSIVVPTAPIVPDTNSILASLPSNSTHYTVIDLSSAFFSIPLHPDSQYLFAFTFKGKQYTWQRLPQGFVESPTVYAAAVKRDLDDLHFPGGSTLLQYADDLLIASPSQEACRTDSILLLQRLAECGHRASLAKLQFCRSEVTYLGHVLKNGQRLLSPERLKLLVNMPPPTTKKQMLSFLGMANYCRHWIFEYAAMDSVLRNATLQSAPPKVQWTEDMNKAFQDLKHALTLAPALGLPDYHQPFHLHVHERDGFATGILVQRHGSHYRPVAYYSSRLTPVVLGMPGCLRAVAAVAIMIEKSSPIVLAHDCVVHVPHAVLHILNTSATQHMTAARRSGYEAIILHSPHITLKRSPPLNPATLLPLIDTDDEHDCITTIDLCTSPRPDLLQTPIPNSDLIFYTDGSASRPSDSTHLAGYAVVNDWGVVEAKALPPGTSAQAAELYALTRACILASGKVATIYTDSRYAFGAAHDFGQLWKMRGFVSSSGKPLQHHTLVNDLLDAILRPSQLAIIKCAAHTNGTDPVSRGNAMADTAAKQAALSSPSLVLQCASTQPTNPIPVPSANDVVTMQNHADDRERSLWLRKGCKVDAESGLWLHPDGRPVCPRALLHVLARVTHGPAHVGRGVMNDVIRSQWFAPGITQVSQTLVDSCMICQQTRKKNSTVKHDHLEPPSGPFVNMQIDFVHMPSSQGFKYLLVITDRFSKWVEAFATKKEDARTVVKCLLKEVIPRYGVPQGIDSDRGPAFVSKITQGLSEILGFKWQLHVPYHPQSSGQVERMNATIKDRLTKTVLATGLKWPDALPIVLYSIRSAPSATTGLSPHEVLMGRPMSTGTSPPLTPHKATLLWTDEFMTEYVKRLTEILRKYHLQVADRLPKPSEEPIHSFREGDLVLIKSLEKVSLSPRWKGPYQVLLTTRTALKVEGRAEWIHATRCRLAPPTTGGGEQSPGR; encoded by the coding sequence ATGCCTGTTGAAGTAAATGGTAGTAGAGTTGACATTATGGTAGATAGTGGGGCCACAATTTCCACTGTTAAAGCTGATGAGCATGTATGTACACCAACACCTAATTTTGTCACCACCGTGGGTGTTTCCGGCGTTCCTGTTGTTGAGCCACTATCACAGAGAGCTAAAATAACTGTTGAAGGTTCAGATGTGCAACATTCTTTCCTGATTTCTGAGAAAAGTCCAATTAATCTCATGGGACGAGATTTACTTTGCAAGCTACATGCCACCATTCAATGCACACCTGATGGATTGTTTTTAAGCCTACCTGATGTGAAGGCTGCTCatgcatttcagtttttgaaaactATTGctgattgtttgtattgttggtCATTGACTGATTTTAACATGGCTTCCAGTTTCACAGTATCTAGCATTCAAAAAATTGCTCAAATTTCACCAGCATGTGCAACACAGATGTCTGCCATGAGGCCTGTACTACAGTGTCACTGTACAGCAGCATTTAACCCCCCAGAGGTGTACAAACAAttagctgatgtgtttttgaatacACAAGAGGGGTTGGAGTGtgaacaatgtttgtttgttggtccACAGGGATGTGCAATTCCAATTCGGTTATCTGACGCACAGCGCAAATTGGTTAATGATAAAGATTCATTTCCATACATCACTGTAGCTGTCTCTCCTGGCTGTGACCCACAACAGCTTGAAAGCATGGTGGCACAGTGCCAGGCATTGAGAGGAGCTGCGCAGACTCCTCAAACTCAAACAATAACACACTTGGGCCTTGAGCTGTACATGTTATCTTTAACTGAGCACATCCAGCTACCTCAGAGTAGGTTTGTTTTGCAACAACCACCCCTCCCCACACAGTATGGGCCTCCATCAGAGCTTTCAGAGGTTCCATCTATTTTATGGGCTAAACATAAAAACCATGTGGGTTTTGTGAATTCGGCTCCACCTCACGAAGTCACACTCAAACCTGGTGCTAAACTACCAATGGTCAGGCAATACAATTTGCCACACAAGTCAATTGCTGGTATTGAAGGTGTAATTCAGTCTTTACTGGATCAAGGTGTGTTGGTTCAAACAACAAGCCCATGTAACACACCCATTTTACCCATTCCAAAAGCAAACCGCCCAGATGAATGGCGTTTTGTACAAGATTTGCAAGCTATTAATAGCATTGTAGTGCCAACAGCTCCAATTGTGCCAGACACAAATTcgattttagcttcactaccaTCCAACTCAACACACTACACAGTCATTGATTTGAGTTCAGCTTTTTTCTCAATCCCGTTGCATCCAGATAGCCAGTATCTGTTTGCATTCACATTCAAAGGAAAACAGTACACCTGGCAGCGTTTGCCTCAGGGTTTTGTCGAGAGTCCTACAGTTTACGCAGCAGCAGTGAAACGGGACTTGGATGACCTCCACTTTCCAGGGGGCTCCACTCTCCTACAGTATGCAGATGACCTCCTGATAGCTTCACCATCACAGGAAGCTTGTCGAACGGACTCCATCTTGCTCCTACAGAGACTAGCTGAGTGTGGTCATAGAGCATCACTTGCCAAACTGCAATTTTGTCGGTCTGAGGTGACATACTTGGgtcatgttttgaaaaatggacAGCGCCTGTTGTCACCGGAGAGGTTGAAACTGCTGGTTAACATGCCTCCTCCCACAACCAAGAAACAAATGCTCTCGTTCTTGGGGATGGCGAATTATTGCAGACATTGGATCTTTGAGTATGCTGCTATGGACTCTGTTTTGCGAAACGCCACACTGCAATCAGCTCCTCCCAAGGTGCAGTGGACTGAGGACATGAACAAAGCTTTTCAGGACCTGAAACATGCTCTCACCTTGGCTCCGGCATTGGGGCTGCCGGACTATCATCAGCCGTTCCATCTGCATGTACATGAACGAGATGGCTTTGCTACAGGCATTCTCGTGCAAAGACATGGGTCTCATTACCGTCCAGTTGCGTACTACTCCTCTCGACTAACCCCTGTGGTTCTTGGCATGCCAGGTTGCTTAAGAGCGGTGGCCGCCGTTGCCATCATGATTGAGAAATCTTCTCCAATTGTACTGGCTCATGACTGTGTTGTGCACGTTCCACATGCAGTACTTCACATCTTGAACACATCTGCTACCCAACACATGACAGCTGCACGTCGTTCAGGCTATGAAGCAATCATTCTTCATAGTCCACACATCACTTTAAAACGCTCACCTCCATTGAATCCAGCTACTCTCCTTCCATTGATTGACACAGATGATGAGCATGATTGCATCACAACTATTGACCTGTGTACATCCCCAAGGCCAGACTTGTTGCAGACACCAATACCCaattctgatttgattttttacaCTGATGGTTCAGCTAGCAGACCATCTGATAGCACACATCTAGCTGGCTATGCAGTAGTTAACGATTGGGGGGTAGTAGAGGCAAAAGCACTGCCTCCAGGTACCTCTGCTCAAGCAGCAGAACTGTATGCTCTAACTAGAGCGTGTATTCTTGCTTCTGGTAAGGTGGCAACTATTTACACTGACTCAAGATATGCATTTGGCGCTGCTCATGATTTTGGCCAGTTATGGAAGATGAGAGGTTTTGTGTCATCTTCTGGAAAACCACTACAGCATCACACTTTGGTTAATGACCTGTTAGATGCTATTTTGCGCCCATCTCAGCTTGCAATCATCAAATGTGCTGCTCACACGAATGGAACTGATCCTGTTTCACGAGGAAATGCAATGGCTGACACTGCAGCCAAACAAGCGGcactttcctctccctctttggTACTTCAATGTGCCTCCACACAACCTACCAATCCAATTCCAGTTCCTTCCGCTAATGATGTCGTGACAATGCAAAATCACGCTGATGACAGGGAGCGAAGTCTTTGGTTGCGTAAAGGTTGTAAAGTTGACGCGGAGTCTGGCTTGTGGCTCCACCCTGATGGTCGACCGGTTTGCCCTCGAGCTCTCCTTCATGTACTGGCACGTGTGACGCATGGTCCAGCGCATGTTGGAAGAGGGGTGATGAATGATGTTATTCGCTCACAGTGGTTTGCTCCAGGCATTACTCAAGTTTCACAAACACTTGTGGATAGTTGTATGATATGTCAACAGACCAGAAAAAAGAATAGCACAGTGAAACATGACCACTTAGAACCCCCATCAGGTCCttttgtaaatatgcaaatagatTTTGTACATATGCCAAGCTCACAAGGCTTCAAATACTTGCTAGTCATAACCGACAGGTTCTCGAAGTGGGTAGAAGCTTTTGCAACGAAAAAAGAAGATGCAAGAACAGTTGTAAAGTGTCTGCTAAAAGAGGTAATCCCTAGGTACGGAGTGCCGCAGGGAATAGATAGCGACAGAGGTCCAGCTTTTGTGTCAAAAATCACTCAGGGACTGTCAGAAATCTTAGGATTTAAGTGGCAGTTACATGTTCCTTATCATCCACAGAGTTCAGGTCAAGTTGAGAGAATGAATGCAACTATCAAAGACAGATTGACCAAAACAGTCCTAGCCACAGGCCTGAAATGGCCTGATGCACTGCCGATTGTGCTGTACTCCATTCGGAGTGCACCAAGTGCAACTACAGGACTGAGTCCTCACGAGGTGCTGATGGGAAGACCAATGTCCACAGGGACAAGTCCCCCACTGACACCACACAAAGCTACTCTGCTTTGGACGGATGAGTTCATGACTGAGTATGTGAAAAGACTAACAGAGATTTTGAGAAAGTATCATTTACAGGTGGCTGACAGACTCCCCAAACCATCGGAAGAACCAATTCATTCCTTTCGAGAAGGTGACCTGGTATTAATCAAATCTCTGGAAAAAGTGTCTTTGTCTCCTAGGTGGAAAGGTCCATACCAGGTGCTGCTGACTACTAGGACGGCCCTGAAGGTCGAAGGCAGAGCAGAATGGATCCACGCCACAAGGTGCAGACTGGCCCCCCCAACCACTGGCGGAGGAGAGCAGAGCCCTGGCAGGTAA